Within the Halobaculum limi genome, the region CGATCCCGACTCCGAGTCGATGTCGAGGCGCACCTCTGCCCGGTTCTCGATCTCCCGCATCGTCTCACCGCCCTCGCCGATGAGCACGCCGATGCGGTCCTGCGGTACCTTCACGTGCTGCATACCCGGAATTTCCGCCGCACGCGGTTAAGCGTTCCCTCGCGACCGCTCCACGAGATGCACCCGCACGGTCGATTCTCACGGAACACCCGGCTGCTCACGCGTCCAGCATCGTCGTCTCCGACACCGGAGGCAATCGCCGAAGCGACGGTACCGCGAGGACGTACACCGCCACCGACAGCAGGCCGACGCCGCCCAGCGCCATCGTCGTCAGCGGCCCGACGACCTCGCCGAGGCTCCCGCCCAGCAGCGACCCGACCGGCATCACCGCGACCGACGCGGAGCCGAGGATGGCGCTCACGCGCCCGAGGAAGTCGTCGGGAACCATCCGCTGGATCATCGTCGCCGCGAGGACGTTCGTGACGCCGACCGGAACGAGTGCGACGGCGAATGCGACCGCCGTCAGCCACAGCGACGGCGACGCCAGCGCCGCGAACCACGCGACGCCCGACGCGAGGAAGCCGCCGACCCACAGTCGCGCGAAGCCCACGCCCGCGAGTTTGCTCCCCGCGAGTGCGCCGACCAACAGCCCTGCGGCCGTCGCCGCGCGAATCGTTCCGTACGCACTCGCGCCGCCGAGGCCGTCGGCGTACGCGGGCAACACCGCCATCGTCGCGCCCAGCAGGCCGTTCGCGAGGACACCGCCGCCGAGCATCCACACGATGGGCGTGCCGCGCACGAACGCGAATCCCTCCGAAAGCCGGGTCCGGTACGACGCCGACTCACCGCCGTCGGTGGCTGCTGCTGGCGAACCTCCCGCCTCCGCCGTCGATTCGTCGCGTCCCGCGTCCTTGCTGTCGCTCGCCCGCCGCGCGGGGACGACGACGCCCGCGAACAGCACCGCCGCCGCGAGGAACGTCAGCGAGTCGATGGCGTACAGCGCCACCGCGCCCACTATCGCGATGAGTGCCCCGGCGATGCCGTTGAAGACGAGGTCTGCGCCCTGATACGCGAACGAGAACGCGGCGTTTGCGGCGGGGAGGTCCTCCGAGTCGACGATCCGTGGCAACGCGGCGTTCTGTGCCGGGTAGACGGCCTGGTTTAGGAGCGAGAGCGCGGGGACAACGACGAGGACGAGTTCGACCGAGCGCACGCCCGCGTACCACGCGACCGGCACCGCGAGGACGACGACTGCCTGAATCAGTTGCGTCGTCACGAGCAGTCTGCGGACAGGCCAGCGGTCAACCAGGGGGCCGACGAACGCCTGCAACAACTGCGGCCCCATCGTCAACGCGCCCGCGAGGCCGGTGTAGAACGTCGACCCCGTGAGGTCGTACACGAGCCACATTGCCGCGACCGCATAGAGGCTGTCGCCGGCGTTCGTCACCAGTCGCCCGGCGAACAGCCGCCGGAACGACCGATTGGCGTAGAGTGATCCCATACTCCTGGGAACGCCGGTTCACCCGATATACGCTCGCAGAATGACAGTTCTGTCGTCGGCTGTGCAGAACGGTGATTCTGTCGAGATGCAGTCAGTTCTCGGGGTGACCGGTCGTCACGTCGACGACCTCGCCGTCTGCGTCGACGGTTACGGTGAGGGTATCGCCCGCGGTGGCGAATGTGACGCTCGCGCGGTACGGGTCGGCTTGGGTTTCGACCTCAGGGTCGAGGTCGTCGAGGGCAACCCACAGCAGTTCCGCCTCGGGGTCGACCCCCCGGTCGTGGAGGAACGCGACGACGGCCGGGCGGTCGAACACGAGCGTCGGCAGGCCCGCGCGGATGCGTTCGCCACAGCGCTCACACCGGAGCGTGACGACCGGAGCATCGTCCGCCTCCGCGTCTTCGGCGTCGTCGTCACGGCGGTTCGGGGCCGTCTCCGCCGAAGCGACGGTGGCGGTCGTCGGCCCCGAACAGGTGGGGCAGATGCCACGTCGCGCCCGCGCGAGCAACGTCCGAAGGTGGGCGTCGACGACGGCGGGAATCTTGGCCGGGTCACGGCCCGCGAGTACGCCCGGCGGACAGCCGAAGTCGATCGTGTCGACGCCGCACTCTTCGCAGGTGACGTGGACGCGTTCGTCGGCGTAGTGAAGCACGAGCGCCCCGTCACACCGCCAGCAGGTACCCTCAACGGGTTGTTCGAGTTCCTCGCCGGGCGCGTACGTCCCCTCGAGCAACGCGCCGACGACGCGGTTGCCCGCGAACCGGAGGCGATAGCCCGCCTCCGTTCGCTCGATGAAGCGGTCGGTCAGTTTGCCGAGGTGGTAGTTGAACCGGCCGGAGTCGCTCACCTCTGCCCGGTCGCGTAACGCCTCGAACGGCACGCCGCTCCCGCCGAGGTCGTCGCTCTCGCGCTGAGCCTCCCACAGTTCTCGCAGGATGCGCAGGCGCGTCTCGTCGCCGAGGAGGGCGAACGCCGCCGCGGGGTCGAACCCCTCGGCGGTGGGGTCGAGCGTGCCCGAACTCGCGTCGGCGTCGCTGTCGCCGCGGTTCATATCGGGCGAGTGAACGGCAAAGCGCTTGGCCGTGTCGGTCTCGCTTACTCTTCGCTCGTCGGGTTCGGGTCGGTGTCGGGGTCGGGGTCTGCCGCTGGCTTCGCCTCGACGGCGGTGACGTACTCGTGGAGGTCGTCGCCGCTCACCTCCAGACCCTGTCGCGAGAAGAAGGCGGCCACGTTTCGGCAGTCGCGTTCGAGGAACTCCGCGGCGCTCGGGTGGTGGACCGTCACCGCCTGGCCCAGATCGATGATCACGAGTTCGCCCTCGTGGATGATCATATTGTACTCCGAGAGGTCGCCGTGGACCAACCCCGCCGCGTAGAGGCGACGCATGTACTCGCGGACCACCTCGTAGGCGGTCTGCGGGTTCTCGACGTCGACCTCCGCGAGGCGACGGGCGCGGTCGTCGGCGTGGCCGACCAACTCCATCACGAGGACGTTCCGCTGGACGGCGATTGGCTGCGGGACGCGGACGCCCGCCTTCCGGGCGCGTGTGAGGTTGGCGAACTCCTTGCGCACCCACGCGAGGACGACCTTCTTCTTGTCCGACCCGATGCCCTCGAAGCGCGGGTCCCCCTGGAGGTACTCGCGCATATGCCGGAAGTTCGAAGTGTTGATGCGGTACACCTTCGCGGCCACCTCGCTGTCGTCGGCGCCGAGGGCCTCGTAGACGTTCGCCTCCTTGCCGGTGGAGATTGGGCCGCCGAAGGCGACGATGTGGCCGTCGCGGGTCAGTTTGTACAGCGCCGCGAGGGTGGCGTCGTCGAACACCGACGCCTCCACTTTGAACTGCTCGGTGTTTTTGATCCGCTTGCGGAACTCGTCGAACTCGTCGTCCTGCCTGCGGGCGATGCGGTCGGCCTCGGTCTGTGCGATCTCGTCGATATCGAGGTCTTCCCACTCGTCTCCCGGCGCGTCCGCCTCGTCGGGTTCGAGGAACCCGAACTCTCCATTCATCTACGTTGACGTACGCACTCGGTCGTGAAAAGCACAGTCACCCGCGGGTCGGCGGCGTCGTCGCCGGTTGCTCCGGGTCGACGCCGCGGCGACCCATCACTGGAGGTGGCCTTCCTCGCGGAGTTGGTCGGCCTCGCCGCTCTCGTAGCGGTGTTCGATGTCGGCCTTCTCGTCTTGCCAGTCCCACGGGTCGACGATGACGATGTCGCCCTCGCGGATCCAGGTGCGCTTCTGCATCCGGCCGGGGATGCGTGCGGTCCGTTCGGTCCCGTCCATACACCGGACCTTCACGCGGTTCGCGCCGAGCATATCCGTCACCTCGGCGAACACCTGACCGTCGTCGGGCATTCTGAGGTCGCGTCGCCCCTCTGCGTCGCCGTCGCTCATACTCCTGTGTTTTCGCGTGGGACAGTTAAAATCGGCGGGTGCGCGGCCGAGCCTTGCGAGGCTGCGAAACGCGAACGGGGAGCGGAGCGACCCGTCGGTCTTTTCACCCCGCACTCGCCACGGGAGGGTATGATCGACAAACTCGGAACTGCCGGCATCGTGGGGCTGCTCTTGTTGCTCGGGGGTCTCTCGCTGGTCGCGTGGCAAGCACCCATCGTCGCCGTCGGCATCGCCCTCGTCCTCACGGGCACCGGCCTCGTGGTGAAGGGCCTCACGACGACGCTAATGCGGCAGTTCGGCTTCGCCTGAAGCGACGACGCCGACCGGGCGGTTCTTTCCTCGATTACTCCGCGTCCAGTTCCCGCAGCACTTCACGACCCGGCGCCATCAACTCGTTGAGGTAGTCCGCGAGTGCGCCCTTCGCGTCTGCGGGGTGGAGTTCGCCCGACTCCAGGTCCGCCGCCAGCGACTCGTAGTCGTCGTACTGGAGGTTCCCACCGTACTGCTCGGGTCGCTCGACGACGACCGTCTCGAAGCGCGGGAACACCGAGTACTCGAATATCTCCAGCACCGGGTTCTCGCGTTCGTTCCCATCGTCGTCCGGTTCGGGGTCGCGCGTCGGCGGGCAGAACGCGCCGTTGATCTTGTCTTCGACGTCGTCGGCGGAGTCCTCCATCGAGATGGTCGTCCCGCCCGAGGAGGACATCTTGCCCACGCCGGTGTCCAGGTCCGCGAGGATCGGGGTGTGGACGCACGGCCGCGCCTCGTAGACGTGGTCGCTCTCGCCGTCCATCGCGGGCACCTGCTCGCGGTGGAGCATGTGGACCTTCCGCTGGTCGAGGCCGCCGACGGCGAGGTCGAGGTCGAGGTAGACGATGTCGAGCGCCTGCATCAGCGGGTAGACGACGTGGCTCACCTTCGCAGCGTCGCCGCCTTGTAGTTCCGCCATCGCGCGCTGGGCGCGGTTGAGCGTCGTCGACACCTCCAGTTCGTGCGTGTCGAGGACGTACTCCTCGTCGAGTTGGAACGACGACCCGTAGACGAACTCCGTCGCGTCGGCGTCAAGACCGTACGCGAGGAACTGGTCGCGCATCCGCTTGGCCGTCTCACGAATCTCCGCGAACGTCCCCTTGTCGTTGAGGTACGCGTGGACGTCCGCGAGGAGGACGACGACCTCGAAGCCCGCCTCCTGCAGGTCGATCAGTTTGTTCGCCGTCAGCATGTGACCGATGTGGAGGACGCCCGATGGCTCGTATCCGACGTACACCCGCTTGCCATCGGGGTCGTCGGCTAGCGCGCGTACCTCCTCGTCGGTGACCACCTCGGTCGTGTTCCGGGTGATCAACTCGTAGGCGTCCATACGGGAGGGTTTCGCGTGCGCTGATTACGTCTTTCGGATGTGTGTCACCGCGTCCGACGTGCGCGGAGGCTCCGGTAAGTCGGCCCGTGGCGTTCGGTAGCACACAACTAGTTCCCGCTCGTCTCGCGGTTACCCGGCGGGTAGTTATACGCGTTTGAACTGTACGCAGAAGCGTCCCTCTCATGCCTGCCTCGAACACGGACCCCAGAGCGCCCGCTGGTCGGCGACCCGACGCCGACGACCGCGAGGGCTCGCGCTGGTACGTCCACCGGGGGGCAGTGACCGGCCGAGCAGTCGCCTTCTGGTCGGCTATCGCCCTCCCGTTTGCGTCACTCGTCGTCCTGCTTGCCGGAACGGTCACCTCGACCGACCTCGTCGTCCTCGCGGCGCTCGCGACGGCGAACGTCTTCGCGTTGTACTTCGGTCACGGCTACGCGACGGAGACCGTCGAAGCGGTCCGCGACGGTGCGGCAGACGCCGCCAGCGACGATGCGACCCTTGTCGACGACCGCACTCCAGACGTGTCCGACGACGCCCGGGCAGAGCGCGCTGAACCGACCGCGACCGGCGGGGACGACTGACTCCGCCCGGCGGATGCGGTCGACTCTGCGAACCCTCGTCGACGGGTGCGGTTCGGATCGCCCTATCAGCTGACCTGTCGCCTCCCGCTCGATCTTATCGCTCGATCCGTTCTAACACCGCCTCGGGATCGTACGCCAGCGAAATCGACCGCGAGCGGCCGCGACCCTCCACCTCGGCGTACTCCGTCTCGACGAGGCCGAGTTGTTCGAGTTTGTTGACGATCTCCGAGTAGCGCGTGTAGCCCAGATCCGTCCGCTCGTGGAACGCCTCGTACACCGACCCCGCCTGTTCGCCGTCGTGTTCGGCCAACACCTCGACCAGGGACGTCTCGGAGTCCGAGAGTCCGCGGAGGCTTCGCGAGAGGTGGACGAACTTCGACTTCTCGTACGCCTCCTCGACGTCGTCGATGCTGATGGTTCGGGAGGCGCGCATCTCGGCGTTGAGGCCCGCGCGACGTAACAGATCGATGCCGACGCGGAGGTCGCCCGACTCGGCGGTCAACTCTGCGACCCGGTCGAGTTCAGTCGCGCCGAGGACGCCGTCGTGGAAGCCGCGCTTCGCTCGCTCCCGGAGGATGTCGACGATCTCGTCGACGTCGTAGGTGGGAAAGTACACTTCCTCGGGGCGAAACACCGACTGCACCCGCGAGTCGAGTTCCTCGATCACCGACAGCGACAGGTCCGAAGAGACGCAGATGACGCCCACCTTCGCGCCAGCGTGGGCCTCGTGTGCCCGCAGCAACG harbors:
- a CDS encoding tyrosine--tRNA ligase, yielding MDAYELITRNTTEVVTDEEVRALADDPDGKRVYVGYEPSGVLHIGHMLTANKLIDLQEAGFEVVVLLADVHAYLNDKGTFAEIRETAKRMRDQFLAYGLDADATEFVYGSSFQLDEEYVLDTHELEVSTTLNRAQRAMAELQGGDAAKVSHVVYPLMQALDIVYLDLDLAVGGLDQRKVHMLHREQVPAMDGESDHVYEARPCVHTPILADLDTGVGKMSSSGGTTISMEDSADDVEDKINGAFCPPTRDPEPDDDGNERENPVLEIFEYSVFPRFETVVVERPEQYGGNLQYDDYESLAADLESGELHPADAKGALADYLNELMAPGREVLRELDAE
- a CDS encoding MFS transporter yields the protein MGSLYANRSFRRLFAGRLVTNAGDSLYAVAAMWLVYDLTGSTFYTGLAGALTMGPQLLQAFVGPLVDRWPVRRLLVTTQLIQAVVVLAVPVAWYAGVRSVELVLVVVPALSLLNQAVYPAQNAALPRIVDSEDLPAANAAFSFAYQGADLVFNGIAGALIAIVGAVALYAIDSLTFLAAAVLFAGVVVPARRASDSKDAGRDESTAEAGGSPAAATDGGESASYRTRLSEGFAFVRGTPIVWMLGGGVLANGLLGATMAVLPAYADGLGGASAYGTIRAATAAGLLVGALAGSKLAGVGFARLWVGGFLASGVAWFAALASPSLWLTAVAFAVALVPVGVTNVLAATMIQRMVPDDFLGRVSAILGSASVAVMPVGSLLGGSLGEVVGPLTTMALGGVGLLSVAVYVLAVPSLRRLPPVSETTMLDA
- a CDS encoding winged helix-turn-helix domain-containing protein, with the protein product MNRGDSDADASSGTLDPTAEGFDPAAAFALLGDETRLRILRELWEAQRESDDLGGSGVPFEALRDRAEVSDSGRFNYHLGKLTDRFIERTEAGYRLRFAGNRVVGALLEGTYAPGEELEQPVEGTCWRCDGALVLHYADERVHVTCEECGVDTIDFGCPPGVLAGRDPAKIPAVVDAHLRTLLARARRGICPTCSGPTTATVASAETAPNRRDDDAEDAEADDAPVVTLRCERCGERIRAGLPTLVFDRPAVVAFLHDRGVDPEAELLWVALDDLDPEVETQADPYRASVTFATAGDTLTVTVDADGEVVDVTTGHPEN
- the rio1 gene encoding serine/threonine-protein kinase Rio1, whose translation is MNGEFGFLEPDEADAPGDEWEDLDIDEIAQTEADRIARRQDDEFDEFRKRIKNTEQFKVEASVFDDATLAALYKLTRDGHIVAFGGPISTGKEANVYEALGADDSEVAAKVYRINTSNFRHMREYLQGDPRFEGIGSDKKKVVLAWVRKEFANLTRARKAGVRVPQPIAVQRNVLVMELVGHADDRARRLAEVDVENPQTAYEVVREYMRRLYAAGLVHGDLSEYNMIIHEGELVIIDLGQAVTVHHPSAAEFLERDCRNVAAFFSRQGLEVSGDDLHEYVTAVEAKPAADPDPDTDPNPTSEE
- a CDS encoding ORC1-type DNA replication protein; its protein translation is MTGDPEDGMLSWDESVFRDEHVFEIDYVPETFRHRESQLESLKYALRPAARGSRPLNTVVRGPPGTGKTTSVQKLFAELRAQTDVRTVRVNCQVDSTRYAVFSRVFEGIFDYEPPSSGISFKKLFGQIADRLVEEDEVLVVALDDVNYLFYENEASDALYSLLRAHEAHAGAKVGVICVSSDLSLSVIEELDSRVQSVFRPEEVYFPTYDVDEIVDILRERAKRGFHDGVLGATELDRVAELTAESGDLRVGIDLLRRAGLNAEMRASRTISIDDVEEAYEKSKFVHLSRSLRGLSDSETSLVEVLAEHDGEQAGSVYEAFHERTDLGYTRYSEIVNKLEQLGLVETEYAEVEGRGRSRSISLAYDPEAVLERIER
- a CDS encoding DUF7470 family protein; protein product: MIDKLGTAGIVGLLLLLGGLSLVAWQAPIVAVGIALVLTGTGLVVKGLTTTLMRQFGFA
- the eif1A gene encoding translation initiation factor eIF-1A, whose amino-acid sequence is MSDGDAEGRRDLRMPDDGQVFAEVTDMLGANRVKVRCMDGTERTARIPGRMQKRTWIREGDIVIVDPWDWQDEKADIEHRYESGEADQLREEGHLQ